The sequence GGCGGTCGCCGCGTGCTCCTGCGTGATGGTCCAACGGCCGCTCTGCCACAGTTCACCGACGCGTCGTTGCGCGCGACCGACGGCGTCGCGGATCTCGTCGGCCGGGCGACCGGCGCGCAGCTGTGCTCGGGCGTGCGTCGCGGCGCCGTGGCGGTCGGCCAGTTCGAAGTAGGCGACGAACGCCTCGACCAGCTCCGGGTCGCGGACCTCGGTTCGGAGCGGCCGGCCACCCGTCGGGCCCGGGCGGCTCACGTGGTACCTCGCGCCGCGTCGTCGCGTCCCAGGCCGAGTTCGTCGCGCAGTCGCGCCAGGGCGTCGATCGGCTCGTCGCCGGTCACCGTCACCGCGGCGCGCAGGGCGATGCCGGTCGCGTCGGGACGGCGGCGCCACCGGTCCTCGAGACGCCGCCGCAGCACGCGCGCATGGTCACCCTCCGGGCGGGGAAGGACGGCCACCACGGCGAGGCCGTGCAGGCGCCCCACGCGCTCGTCGACGTCCAGTTCGCTGCGCACGCTCATGGCCAACTGGTGCAGCAGGTGGTGCAGCCTGGCCGTGCCATGGAGACGCTCGACGGCCCCCGAGGGGTCGAGTCCGAACCCGACGAGAGCCGTGCCGGGCGCCGACCGCCCGATCAGCCGGGTCGTCGCCGTGGCGTGCAGTGCGCCGGTCAGGTCGTCGTGCAGCGTCGGGTCGTCACGCTCGGCCAGTCGCCACAGCCGTTGCACCATCCGTTGGCCGTCCTCGACCAGGCCGGGCAGCACGTGCTCGAGGTGGCTGCGGGCCGGATCGTCGGGAGCGGCGCAGGGCAGCAGTGGTCCCCGCACGCCCAGCCCGATGTCGACGTGCAGCGCCTCGCCGCCGGCGACGTGGGCCCGGACCAGGTCGCCCCCCAGTCGGGTCACCGCGCGTTCGAGCGCGGCGACGACGTCCTCCGGGCGCCTCGCCCGCAGGATGTCGCGTTGCGCCTGCACGGTGGTGTCGAGCATCTGCAACTCGACCCCGGGGTGATGTTCCACGGTCGCGACCTCGGGTGCCCCTGCGCCGGCGGTCCCCACCGGCCCGGCCGCTGAACGTAGCGCTGGTCGAGTCGCGCCGGTGACGGCATAGCCTGCCCGACGATGGACGACGTGACCTGGATGCGGGAGGCGATCGCCGAGGCCGAGCTGGCGTCGGCCCACGACGACGTGCCGATCGGCGCGGTCGTGGTCCGTGGCGACGAGGTGGTGGCGCGGGCGCACAACCGGCGGGAGGTCGACGCCGATCCCACCGCGCACGCCGAGATCCTGGCGCTGCGGCAGGCCGCCGACGTGGTGGGCTCCTGGCGCCTGGCCGGATGCACGCTCTACGTCACCCTCGAACCCTGCACGATGTGCGCAGGTGCGCTGGTGCTCGCCCGGCTGCCGCGGCTGGTGTTCGCCGCGGACGACCCCAAGGCCGGCGCGGTCGGCGCGCTCTACGACATTCCGCGCGACCCCCGGCTCAACCACACCGTCACGGTCGTTCGTGGCGTCGAAGCCGAAGCGGGCGCGGCGCTGTTGCGCGAATTCTTCGCCGCCCGACGACGGCCACGCGCCAGCCGCTGAGTCCATCGCTCGGCGAGCCGCCACCTACGGTTGCCGCGACTGCCGAGACGGGAGAGGCGCACGTGGGCTTCAACACGTTCCAGTACGAGTTGTACTTCGCCGGCATGGGGGGCCAGGTCCCGGAGCTGCCGGTCACCTACGACGCGTTGGAGGCCCGGGCCCGCGACCACCTCGACGACCGCGCGTTCGGCTACGTGGCGGGCAGCGCCGGGGCGGAACGCACCGCTGCGGCCAACCGCGAGGCCTTCGGGCGCTGGCGCCTGGTGCCGCGAATGCTCGTCGACGTCGCCGAGCGCGACCTCGAGGTGGAACTCCTCGGCCGCACGCTCCCGGCGCCGCTGCTGGCCGGACCGGTCGGGGTGCTCTCGATCGTCCATCCCGAGGCGGAGAAGGCCGTGGCCCGGGCGATGGCCGGGCTGGGGCTGCCCTCGGTGCTCTCGACCGTGTCGTCCTTCCCGCTCGAGGAGGTCGCCGACGCGGCCGGCGAGGGGCCCCGCTGGTTCCAGCTCTACTGGCCCGCCGAGGACCCGGTCACCGACAGCCTGCTCCAGCGCGCGGCCGACGCGGGGTACGAGGCGGTGATGATCACGCTCGACACCCGCCTGCTCGCGTGGCGTCCCCGCGACCTCGCCACCGCCTACCTACCTTTCCTGCACGCCGAAGGGCTGTCCAACTACCTCACCGACCCGGTCTTCGCCGCCGGGGTGGCGGAACCGAACGAACACCTGTCGGCGACGCAGGCCGCAGTGATGCGTTGGATCCAGGTCTTCTCCGATCCCGCCCAGACGTGGAGCCACCTGCGTGAGCTGTGCGCCCGTTCGCCGCTCCCGGTGCTGGTGAAGGGCATTCAGCACCCCGACGACGCCCGCCTCGCCATCGACGCCGGCGTCGCCGGACTGGTGGTGTCCAACCACGGCGGACGGCAGGTCGACAACGCGATCGGGTCCCTCGACGCGTTGCCGGGGGTGGTCGCGGCCGTCGCCGACGAGGTACCCGTGTTGTTCGACAGCGGCGTGCGCACCGGCGCCGATGCGGCGGTCGCGATCGCGTTGGGTGCGAAGGCGGTGCTGATCGGACGCCCGTGGGTGTGGGGACTCGCACTGGCCGGCGAGGACGGGGTCCGACACGTGTTCCGTTGCCTGCTCGCCGACCTCGACCTCACGCTGGCGCTGGCAGGGATCGCCTCGGTGCGCGACCTCGACCGCGGCGTGCTGGTCCGTGCCGGATCCGAACCGAGCTGACCAGACCCGTCCGGGTGCGTGCCCCCCGGCGACGCGGACGCGCGTGCGTGCCGGTTGCCGGTTCGGGCGCCGACGGCGTACCCTCCGCGCCGCTGGAGGGATCGCATAGTCCGGCCTAGTGCGCTCGCCTCGAAAGCGAGTAGGCCCGCAAGGGTCTCGAGGGTTCGAATCCCTCTCCCTCCGCTGCTAACGCCCCGGCCATGTGCCGGGGCGTCGCCATTTCCGGCGTCACGACCGGCCGGTCATCTCGGACCGATGGCGACGAATGCCGGGTGTCCGACCGACCCCAGCGGCCGCGTCGGCGTACGTCACCTTGGGAGACCGCCCCAACAATGACCCGAGGTGCCGACGTGGGAACGAAACTCAAGGACGCGGTCGTCGTCGTGACCGGCGCATCCAGCGGCATCGGCCGCGCGACGGTGAAGGCCCTGCTTCACGCCGGCAGCACGGTGGTCGCCGTCGCCCGCCGCGAGGACGCGCTGCAGGACCTGGCGGACGAGTTCGACGGGGACACCCGTCGCCGCCTCGACATCGAGGTGGCCGACGTCAACGACGCGACCGCGCTCGAACGCGTCGCCGCGGAGGCCATCGGCCGCTACGGCCGCCTCGACGCCTGGGTCAACAACGCGGCGGTCAACCAGTACGGCCGATTCGAGGAGGTGCCGCTCGACGAATGGCGCCGCGTGGTGGAGACCAACCTGTTCGGCTACGTCAACGGTGTCCGCGCCGCGCTGCCGTGGTTCCGTGAGCAGGGACACGGCGTCGTCGTCAACGTCGGTTCGGTGCTCTCGAAGGTCCCCGCGCCGCTACAGAGCGCGTACGTGGCCAGCAAGTACGCCATCCGCGGCCTGACCGAGTCGTTGCGCCAGGAGACGAGGGACGTCAAGGGCATCGACTTCGCGTTGATCATGCCGGGCCCGGTCGACACGCCGTTGTTCCAGCACGCCGCCAACCGCACCGGCAAGCGGATCAAGCCGCCGGAACCGACGGTGGACGCCGCCCGGGTCGCCGCCGCCATCGTCAAGAACATCAAGCGACCGCGCCGCGAGGTGCCGGTCGGGGCATCGACCCGCCCGGCCCTGTTGTTCATGCGACTGGTCCCCGGCATGACCGAGCGTGCGGCAGCGAAGCCGATGGCCGCCGCGCACCTGACCGACGAGGCGGAGACGCCGACGGCCGGCAACGTGTTCGAGCCGGTTCCGCACGGCATCTCGGTCAGCGGGGGCTGGAAGCCGGCCCGTGCCGGAAACCCGGGCCGCACGCTCGCGCTCGCCGGTGCCGTCGCGGCCGCGACCGCCGTCGGGCTCAAGCGCCGGAACGCCGCATGAGCCAGCGTGCGACGGCGACCCCGACACCGCGCTGGCACGAGGTCCGTGCCGGCCGGTGGAGGGTGGCCAGCCGCGTCTGGCAGCGATTCGACACGACCGGCCGACGGCCGGTCGTGCTCGTCCACGGCCTGGTGGTCAGCAGCGCCTACCACGTACCCCTTGCCGAGCACCTGGCCCGGGAGTGGACCGTCCACGCGCCGGACCTGCCCGGGTTCGGTCGCACCGAAGGGCCCGCCGAGGCGCTGGACACCCGCGACCTCGCTCGGGCCCTCATCGCGTGGATGGATGCCCGGGGGCTCGCGGACGCGGCGGTCGTGGCCAACAGCTACGGCTGCCAGGTCGCCGCCGAGGCGCTCATGGCACGGCCCGACCTCGCCGGCCGGTTGGTCCTGTTGGGACCCACGATCGACCCGCGGGCCCGTCGCTACGACGAGCAGCTGCGACGTTGGCGACGCGAGATGAAGACCCAGAGCGGCAGCCTGCAGCGCCTGTTGTTCCGCGACTACCTGCGTGCCGGCCTCGGTCGCGCGGTCGCCACGTTCCGCCATGCGATGAACGACGCGATCGAGGACAAGCTGCCCCACCTCGAGGTCCCGACGCTGGTCATCCGCGGCAGCCGCGACCCGATCGTCGACGACCGTTGGGCCGAGGAGGTCGCGGGGCTGCTGCCCGACGGGGAACGGGTCCGGCTGCCCGGCGCCACCCACGCGATCAACCACGAGATGCCCCTGCAGACGGCGCGCGTCGTCGCTGCCTTCCTCCGCCGCCCGGACGCCGATCTGGGTACGGCGCATGGGGCCGGCGCGCGAGCCGCCTGACCCAACGCCCTGACGCACCGACCGCCCCACCCACCACCGCAGCATCGAGAACCGAAAGGACGGCGATTTTCCGATGGCCTCCCCTCCACCCTTCGTAGCGGGCTTCGACTCCGCGACCGCCATGGTGCTCGCGACCGCCGCATACCTGCGCGGCGAGGACTGGCCCGCGCTGGGCAATCCGCGGGCGCTCGAGCCGCCGGTCGCCCTCGCCAACCTGCTGCCGAGGAAGGCACGGGAGCAGTTGTTCATCGTCAGCGGCGCGCTGGAGACCACCTCGCCCCGCAAGATGGGCAGCATCGACCTCGACGACATCGGCGAATGGCTGCTCGACGAGTACCCCGAGCGCCGGTATCCGGCGGTCGCCGTCGGTTCGTCGAGCGGCGCCGCCGTCAACCTCAACGCCGCGCTCGGCAGCCCGTGGCTGCCGCAGACGGTGTTCCTGCCGGTCCGCCAGCCCGTCCATCCCGACGACCCGACCGAAGCGATGGAGCGCGGCATCGAACCCGGCCGCGAGCTGATGGAGGCCAACCCGGACTGGCAGTTGCACCACATGCACGATGCCAACCAGGACCGGCTCATGGTCCGGGTACTGACCTACTTCCGCGTCAAGCGTCGAAACCTCGGCGACGGCTACGAACGCTTCCTGGCGGACCGGCTGCCGCCAGGGGGGACGGTGCTGCTGTACGAGTGCCGCACGC comes from Egicoccus sp. AB-alg6-2 and encodes:
- a CDS encoding SDR family NAD(P)-dependent oxidoreductase, with amino-acid sequence MGTKLKDAVVVVTGASSGIGRATVKALLHAGSTVVAVARREDALQDLADEFDGDTRRRLDIEVADVNDATALERVAAEAIGRYGRLDAWVNNAAVNQYGRFEEVPLDEWRRVVETNLFGYVNGVRAALPWFREQGHGVVVNVGSVLSKVPAPLQSAYVASKYAIRGLTESLRQETRDVKGIDFALIMPGPVDTPLFQHAANRTGKRIKPPEPTVDAARVAAAIVKNIKRPRREVPVGASTRPALLFMRLVPGMTERAAAKPMAAAHLTDEAETPTAGNVFEPVPHGISVSGGWKPARAGNPGRTLALAGAVAAATAVGLKRRNAA
- the tadA gene encoding tRNA adenosine(34) deaminase TadA, whose product is MDDVTWMREAIAEAELASAHDDVPIGAVVVRGDEVVARAHNRREVDADPTAHAEILALRQAADVVGSWRLAGCTLYVTLEPCTMCAGALVLARLPRLVFAADDPKAGAVGALYDIPRDPRLNHTVTVVRGVEAEAGAALLREFFAARRRPRASR
- a CDS encoding alpha/beta fold hydrolase; amino-acid sequence: MSQRATATPTPRWHEVRAGRWRVASRVWQRFDTTGRRPVVLVHGLVVSSAYHVPLAEHLAREWTVHAPDLPGFGRTEGPAEALDTRDLARALIAWMDARGLADAAVVANSYGCQVAAEALMARPDLAGRLVLLGPTIDPRARRYDEQLRRWRREMKTQSGSLQRLLFRDYLRAGLGRAVATFRHAMNDAIEDKLPHLEVPTLVIRGSRDPIVDDRWAEEVAGLLPDGERVRLPGATHAINHEMPLQTARVVAAFLRRPDADLGTAHGAGARAA
- a CDS encoding alpha-hydroxy-acid oxidizing protein; its protein translation is MGGQVPELPVTYDALEARARDHLDDRAFGYVAGSAGAERTAAANREAFGRWRLVPRMLVDVAERDLEVELLGRTLPAPLLAGPVGVLSIVHPEAEKAVARAMAGLGLPSVLSTVSSFPLEEVADAAGEGPRWFQLYWPAEDPVTDSLLQRAADAGYEAVMITLDTRLLAWRPRDLATAYLPFLHAEGLSNYLTDPVFAAGVAEPNEHLSATQAAVMRWIQVFSDPAQTWSHLRELCARSPLPVLVKGIQHPDDARLAIDAGVAGLVVSNHGGRQVDNAIGSLDALPGVVAAVADEVPVLFDSGVRTGADAAVAIALGAKAVLIGRPWVWGLALAGEDGVRHVFRCLLADLDLTLALAGIASVRDLDRGVLVRAGSEPS